The sequence TTGCTTCATTTTTTTTTATGATTGCGTTGTTGATCGTTCAAAAAAATTGGTCTACATTTTTGCATACATGTCGATTGTTATGGCGAGAAAAAAAGCGTGCCATCGCTTTAATCGTTGCATCGCTACTCATTAGCGTTAATTGGTTTATTTACATATGGGCTGTCAACCATAATCATATGGTTGAAGCAAGTTTAGGATATTATATGAATCCATTGTTAAACGTATTGTTAGGTATCGTTGTATTAAAAGAGCGTCTTTACAAATGGCAAGCAGTATCGTTTATTCTAGCAGCTGCTGGAGTTTTACTTATGACGATTGAATATGGAAAAATTCCATGGGTTGCGCTTTCACTTGCCTGTAGCTTTGCGCTATATAGTCTTGTGAAAAAAGTGATTTCGATTGACGCAACAATTGGTTTGACTGTTGAGACGATGCTTGTGACTCCTTTTGCGCTCATATTCATTATACACTCGTTTGGACAGCTAAACGTTGCTTCTTTTTCGTTTGCAACGATGTTATTGCTTGTAGGGGCTGGTCCAGCGACTGCCTTGCCCCTTTTATATTTTGCCAAGGGGGCTCAGCATATTTCGTTAACCTTTTTAGGATTTTTGCAATATATTTCACCAACGTTAAGTTTACTTCTTGGTGTGTTTTTGTTTCACGAGCCGTTTACAAACGCTCACATGTATGCATTTGGTTGTATTTGGACGGCTTTGCTTTTATTTTCACTTTCAAGCACATGGGAGAAACGAAGAGAAAAATCATTAAACGCATAACGTCTGTCGGTGAGACAGGCGTTTTTTTACCCATTTTTTCAAAAACCATAACGTTTTCCCTAGTCGTTGAATAGGTTGTTAGTACAAGAAGGAGGTGTCAGAAGATGAGTGGAGGACATCATCACGGCGGTGGTTTCGCGTTAATTGTTGTATTGTTTATTTTGTTAATCATTGTTGGTAGTGCTTATATTGGTGGCTGGGGATATTAATTAAACGATAAAGGAGGAAATGCATCATGTATGGATATGGCTATGGATATGGATATGGTTATCCAGGATACGGAAAAACATTTGTGCTCATCGTCGTACTTTTTATCTTGCTTATTATCGTCGGTGCAGCTTGGTGCTAAAAAGCAAGAGGGGGCTCCCTCTTGCTTTTATATATGTTTCCATTTTTGTCGTAACCGTACGAATAACAATATGGCACCTGAGGCTAAACCGGTAATAAGACCGATCCAATATCCAAACGGTCCAGCAGTTGTATAATGAGCGAATATATATCCGACAGGCAAACCGACGAACCAATACGATACGAGCGCAATAAAAAACGGGAAACGAACGTCTTTGTATCCACGTAATGCGCCTTGAATAGGGGCAGCAACAGCATCAGAAAATTGGAAAAATAAAACGTATAACAAAAACTGTTTCGTCCATTGCAAAACGTGTTCATCATTCGTATATAGGAAAGCGATCGGTTCACGAAATAATAGTAGAACGATAGAGGCAACAATAGCCATCATTACAGCAGATGAAATGCCGATGATACAATAACGTTTGGCATGTTCTGAGCGACTAGCACCTACTTCAAAACCAACAATAATTGTTAAAGTAAGCGAAATGCTTAGTGGAATCATATATAAAAGTGAACCGAAATTTAATGCTGCTTGATGAGCGGCGATTGCCGTTGTTCCAAATTGACTCATTAACAACGTGACAGCAGAAAAAATACTCGTTTCAAAAAAGATCGCTAGTCCAATAGGTGTACCGATCAAAATTAATTGCTTCCAAATGGATAACGAGATCGGATGAAATTTCTTAAGTATATTGTACGTTGAAAAAGGTTTACGAAAGCGAACGAGCAAAAACGCACATAGTAACAAGCAACAATACGTGATGCTTGTGGCATATCCTGCACCGACTCCCCCGAATGCGGGGATACCCCATCGTCCGAAAATGAATATATCGTTTAGTAAAACGTTTAAAGGGAGTGAGCATAACGTTAACATCATTGTAACCTTTGTTTGACCGAGGGCATCCATAAAGGAGCGGAGAACGTAATAAATAAAAATTGGGATAATGCCAATACATAATGCTTGTAAATATTGATGGGCAACGATTTGAACATTGCTCTCGATATACATGTTTTCCAATAAAATAGGGACGAGAAAATAAATAATTGTCAACACAAAGCAGGCAAAAACGATCGCCAAGTATATTGCCTGCTCGATTGTTCGAGAAATACGCTCATGATCTTTTGCCCCAAATGCTTGGGAAACGATTGGGGTTAGACCTGTCAATACTCCGCCAATTCCTGTAAATATAGCAACCCAAATGTTTGAGCCGATGGCTACACCTGCTAAATCAACTGCGCTATATTTTCCTGTCATTGTCACATCAAAAAAGTTCATCATATATAGGCTGATTTGGGTAAGAAAAACAGGAAGTAGTATATGTAAGAACTGTTTTATTTTTTCTTTTAACGTAGATGTTTCTTTCATTTTTTCCTCCAAAAATACGTGTAAAAATATAGACAGACGATATTATAACATATCATTTTTGCATATTCATAGATAATCCTCTTGCTTTTCATGTTATGTTTTGTTACATTAAAAAAGTCGTTTTTTAATTATAAACATCAGGTGAGGTGACGAGTATGCAATTATTACAAACGATCGTATCATTTTTAAACAACATATTATGGTCGTACGTTTTGATTGCACTTTTAATTATCGTTGGGTTGTACTTTACGTTCCGCACAAAGTTTGTTCAATTTCGTTATTTCGGTGAAATGTTCCGTGTCATTACAGAAGGGCCAGAAAAAACAGGTGCGATTTCGTCGTTACAAGCGTTTTTTATGAGTACAGCGTCCCGCGTTGGAACAGGTAACTTAGCCGGTGTTGCGTTAGCGATTTCTGTCGGTGGACCTGGTGCGGTATTTTGGATGTGGTTAATTGCTCTAATTGGGGGGGCATCAAGTTTTGTGGAAAGCACACTTGCTCAAATTTATAAAATAAAAGATAAAAATGGTTATCGTGGAGGCCCAGCGTATTATATCGAGCAAGGGCTCAAGAAACGTTGGCTTGGTATATTGTTTGCTGTTTTAATTACGTTTTCATTTGGTCTTGTATTTAACTCTGTTCAGGCAAATACGATTACGTTTGCCTTTGAGCATGCATTTCAAATGGATCGGATCGTCATCGGTATTTTACTTACTGTTCTGACGGCATTTATCATTTTCGGTGGTGTGCATCGTGTTGCGAAAGCATCGTCGATCATCGTTCCCGTTATGGCCGGTTTATACTTATTGACTGCGTTTTATGTCGTGTTGACAAACATTGCTGAATTACCATCTGTATTTGCTTTGATCTTGAAAAATGCATTTGGCGTTGAACAAGCTGTAGGTGGAGGATTTGGTGCAGCAATTATGATGGGGATTAAACGAGGTTTATTCTCTAACGAAGCCGGTATGGGAAGCGCGCCGAACGCTGCGGCGACAGCAGAAGTTTCCCATCCTGTAAAGCAAGGTTTAATTCAAACATTAGGTGTATTTGTAGATACGTTAGTAGTTTGTAGCGCAACAGCGTTCATGATCTTATTATCAGGCGACTATATGAAGGAAGGGCTTGATGGAATCACGTTAACACAAACGGCATTGAGCACACACATTGGTGAGTGGGCACAAGGATTTGTGGCAGTCAGCGTATTTTTATTTGCATACAGTTCGATTATTGGAAACTATTATTACGGTGAAACAAATATTGAATTCATTCGTTCGAGCAAGGTATCATTATTGATCTATCGTTTAGCTGTATTATTCATGGTTATTTGGGGATCTGTATCGAGCATTCAAATCGTATGGGATTTAGCTGATTTATTCATGGCGTTTATGGTAGTTGTAAACTTAATTTCGATTTTCTTGCTCGGTCGTGTTGCTTTTGCTGCCTTACAAGACTATACAACGCAACGAAAACAAGGAAAAAATCCGGTATTTTACGCACGTAATATAGGTATGGACAATCAAGTAGAATGCTGGAAGGAGGAACAAGTGGAACAGAAAAAAGAAGCGTAAAAATGAGGCTGCGATGAAGCAGCCTCATTTTTTTACATAAACGGGCAGTTCGATAATAAAACATGTACCACGTCCGAATTCGCTTTGCACACGCATTGAACCTTTATGAAGTTCAATAATTTTTCGCGACAAAGATAGACCGAGACCTGTTCCCGTTTGTTTCGTCGAAAAAAACGGATCAAAGATGTGATGAATAATTGTAGGAGGGATGCCAGGTCCATTGTCGCGGACGTAAATTTGAACAAGGTCATTGTGCAGAGTTGTTTGAATGTGTACATTCAATGACTTTTCTGTTTTTGCTTCAATCGCATTGCGCAATAAGTTAATAAACACCTGCATCAGTTGATTTTTGTCAATATAAACACCACGATGTTGTAGTTTTTCATCTAGATCGTATGAAAGCTCTACATTGTGAAGAAGGGCTTCGCTTCGTAATAAAAGATCTAAATCGTTTTGAATAAATTCGTTTATGCCAATCCACTCTATTTTCATTTCGTTTGGTTTTGCAACGTTTAAAAAGTCTGTAATAATATCGTTTGCTCGATCGAGTTCGGGAATTAACAGTTGTTCGATGAGTGTGACAATATGTTCAGGTAGTTGCTCTTTCAAAAACTGTAAATATCCTCTTACGGTAGTTAACGGATTTCGAATTTCATGCGCAATCCCGGCAGCAATTCGCCCAGCGATCGCTAATTTTTCAGCTTCTTTCATTTGATTAAGCGATTGAAACATGCTAATGACGCGTTTAATTGATCCATCTTCATTGTATAAAATACGTGTATTAATAATGCCATAGTACCGATCAAGCACTTCACAATTGTAAAGCGGTTGTTTTGTCCGCAGTGTTTTTAGCGTCATAATCTGTTCGTCAGGAATGTTTAACAACTCCCGAATATGTTTTCCAATGATTTCATCCCGATTGACGCCAATGTCGTTCGCTGCCTGTAAGTTACATAATGTAATGATTCCGTTCGCATCAACAAAAACGATATGATGGGAAACAAGATCAAAAATAGGCGCTAAAAATTGTTCAACTTGTTCAAATGGATAATCTTTTTGTAAATTCATTTTCCATTGTATTATTGGTTTTTGTCGCTCATTTTTTTTTATTCTTTCGACGATCGGAGTAGATATATCATTTTCCTTTTTCAACATCTTTCCTATTTCGTGATCGACGTACGAAAATGGGAAAGGAATGTGTTCGATAAAACGTTTATATAATTTCACTTCTTCTTCAAGATCGTTTATTTTTCGTTTTAATTGCTCATGAGTTTCCATCGTTCTAACCCCTTGTTTCACTATTTCTATGTTGAAGTTTATCGTAAAACAAATAAATCAGCTAGTATGTATTTTATTTTTTATAAAACTATGTTCTAAATAAAAAATGTAATAAACACAAATACGAGTGAATAAACTGGAAAGGAAAAGTTAGAAAGGGGGAGGAAAATGACACCGCAATTTATGGCTTTCATCGACCCTTATGTTTATCAAACGTTACAAACGATTAAAGGAAGGGAAGTAGTAATCGAAACGGTACGTGGAAATATGCAAGGCATAATTCAAGATGTAAAACCAGATCACATTGTATTAAAAAGTAGCGATACCCTCTTTTTTGTTCGCATTCAGCAAATCATTTGGATTATGCCAAAATAAGAGGGGGAGTGCAATGTTTACAAGAGTGAACAAACTGCAGATTGAATTGCCGAAATCTACGTACGCGGATGCAAATGCTGCCGCAGCAGTACAAGAGTTGCTCGGCGGAAGATTCGGGGAAATGTCAACGTTAAATAATTATTTGTTTCAGTCGTTCAACTTTCGTGAAAAGAAAAAATTAAAACCTTTTTATGATTTAGTTGCAAGTATTACAGCAGAGGAATTAGGTCATGTCGAACTCGTTACAACGGCGATTAATCTATGTTTGACGGGAACAACGTTTGAAGGGGATCCGGATGTTACTCCGATGCAAAGCGGGGTAGATAAACGAAATACGTACCATTTTATCGCGACAGCACAAACTGCTTTACCAGGGGATTCAATGGGAAAATCGTGGTCAGGGGATTACGTCTTCAACAGCGGGAACTTAGTTTTAGATTTGCTGCACAATTTTTTCTTAGAATGTGGTGCCCGTACACATAAAATGAGAGTATATGAGATGACCGATCATCCTGTCGCAAGAGAAATGATTGGTTATTTACTTGTGCGTGGAGGAGTGCACATTATCGCTTATGCGAAAGCACTTCAAATTGTCACAGGTGTTGATGTGACAAAAATGTTACCAATCCCTAACTTAAGCAATGATAAATTTGATGTAGCACGTAAATACGAACAGCAAGGATGGCATCGGAAGTTGTACACATTTAGTGAACATGATTATCAAGACGTAAAGCAAATTTGGAAAGGAACGCATCCGCTTGATGGGGGACAGCTCGAAGTGATTCAAGGAACACCAGCGGGAGCGCCGATCCCCGATTTGGAATCAGTCGAGGAAACATTTGCCCCAGGAATTTCATACGAGGATTTTCTCGAAATTGCAAGACGTCTTCAACAATCAGCGGGGTTGTGAGCTGTGCAATATGCATAGCTTTTTTTTCTGCCCAAATTTAAACAATAGAACTATGTTCTAAATGATCAATTAAAAATCAAAGAAAGAAAATAGGCAATTGCTTGTTTATGATCAAATAACATATAATGAAAAAGACGCAAAGGAGGATGAGATGAATTGATCACGCTACAACACATATACGAAGCGCAACAACGAATGAAATCAGTTGTTCACAAAACTCCTCTTGAATTTTCACAAACGTTTAGTCGACTATCAAATAATCGAGTGTACATGAAATTAGAAAACTTACAGAAAACAGGTTCATTTAAAGTTCGAGGATCGTACAATAAAATCATTTCATTGAGCAAAGAAGAGAAAAGGCGTGGGGTAATTGCAGCTTCAGCGGGAAATCATGCACAAGGGGTAGCTTATTCTAGCAGCATGATCGGAATACCATGTACCATTGTCATGCCGAAGGGGGCGCCATTAAGTAAAATTCAAGCGACACAAAGTTATGGCGCAAACGTTATTCTACACGGTGATGTATTTGACGAATCGTTAGAATATGCCCGAAAGCTTCAGCAAGAAACAGGTGCAACATTCGTTCATCCGTTTGATGACCCAACCGTTATTGCTGGACAAGGTACAATTGGTTTAGAATTATTTGACCAGCTTGACCATATTGATGCAGTCGTTTGCCCTGTTGGTGGTGGTGGGTTACTTGCAGGATTAGCTATTGCTATGAAACAAAAAAAGCCTACTATCCGCATATATGGCGTTGAATCTGCTGCTTGCGCAAGCACCACAGCGGCTAAACAATATAATCAACCCGTTATGATTACTCCATCAAATACAATTGCAGACGGGATCGCTGTTAAACGAATTGGAGATTTAACGTTCTCATACATACAAAAATATGTGGATGATATTGTTTGTGTGGAAGAAACAGATATTTCACGAACAATGCTATATTTACTCGAGCGAAATAAATTGCTCGTTGAAGGATCAGCGGCTTGTTCATTAGCTGCTTTATTGTACAAAAAAATTCCGCTTGAAGGAAAAAACATTGTAGCCATTTTAAGCGGGGGGAATGTCGATGTAACGCTCATTTCACGCATTATCGAACGGGGACTTGTTGAATCTGGACGCTTTGTTACATTTTCAACAGTCATTTCAGACAAACCGGGACAACTAAATAAATTGTTGCGCATTATCTCCGATTTAGAAGCTAATGTCATGTCCATTGATCATCAACGAATGGGAACAAACGTTCTCCCAGGACAAGCCGAAATACGTTTTTCCCTTGAAACAAAAAATAGGGAGCATATTGATCAAATTCAACATGTGTTAATCGAATCTGGTTACACCATTCATCGTCTTGATTAAAAGGTAGTTTTTTGTATGAAATAATGCTTTTAAACGTATACATTTTCTACTATTATTAAATTAAATACACGTTTGATGTTAAAGGTGGGGAGAGAAAATGAAACGAATGGAGTTTTTTATCGTTCCGCACCCAAGGGGAACTGTACGAGTAGATGTATACAAAAAAAATGGAACGTATGAAGCGCACGCCAAATTTAAGGATGTGGCCACCGCGCAGGCAAGCGGGAACGATAAACATTTTGCAGTATTGCAAGCACTACATGAACTCGCTAAATTTTTAAATAAATATAAAGGTTCTTGAAGGAGGCATCGCTCATGATTCATTTGAGCTGGCATGAACGTCCAACAATAAAAACAGTTGTATGTAATCATACGAACGCGGAAAAGTACATTGTTCACAATGTATTAACTCCAGGTAAAGAATATGAAGTAAAAAACGAAACAGACGATTTTTATTTCATTGTTGATAACCGTGGAAAAGTTGGCGGATACTATAAGCACTATTTTACAGAAAAAGCGGTATAGCACCGCTTTTTTTCATTTTTAACACATTTGTTTCAAACAAACTTCACAAATATATAGTACATTGAACTACGGATTGAATGAAGAGGGGGATTTTTTCAATGAAAAAATGGATGATTTTATTGGTAGTGCTCTTTATTTTCGCATTGACAGGATGCAACAACAATCAAGCAGGAGATAATCAAGAAGAGACGAAACAAGTTGAGCAAAACAGAGAAGTAGAAAAGACCGTGCAAGAAGACGTGTTTATGAAAGCTGCGATGGCGGAACCAGACGAAAATACAGTGTGTGTATTTTGCAACATGAAAGTATATCCAAAAGAACATGAGCTCGGTAAATTTACAGCCAAATCAGCAACTGAAAACGGTGACGTCTTGTTTTTTGATGATATCGGATGTTTATTCAACTATGAAAGAGACCACAGCGAAGCTGCAAAAAAATATGTACGCGACTACAATACGTTAGAATGGATTGAATTACAAAATGCGACAGTTGTGAAAGCTGATATTAAAACACCAATGAACTATGGATATGCGTTTTTTGCCAAAAAAGAAGATGCTGACAAGTTTGTAAGTGAACAACCGGGCGCGATGATCGTATCATGGGAAGCTGTTGATAAGGTCGCCCACGAACGTTATATGAAAAAGAAACAGATGATGCAAAACAAGGAAGATGGACAAGGTCATGGTCATAACGACAATATGCAACAAGATAGTCATCAAAATGGACATAGCCATAAATAAAAAAGCCTGTCATTTTGGCGGCTTTTTTATTTTTTTAGAAATATTAATATTTACATAAACCGTATTATGTAATATAATACAGATATAACAGTTAGTACAGGAAAGGAAGGGAGGGCGTCATGTTTGATCTGGATTTACGAAGTCGAAAACCAATTTACGAGCAGCTTATCGAGAAAATGAAAGAAATGATTATTCATGGTGTGCTGAAACCGAACGAGCAACTACCATCTGTTCGCTTGCTAGCTAAACAGTTAACGATTAACCCAAATACAATTCAAAAGGCGTATCGAGAATTAGAAAGAGAAGGGTATATTTACTCTATTCCAGGGAAAGGAAGTTTTGTTGCTAATAAAAAAGAGGCTGTTTACAGTGAAAAAGTCAAGCAACTAGAAGAAAATATGTTGAAACTATGTCAGGAAGCATTCTATATCGGATTAAAAAAAGAACAAATTTTTTCAATTGTTGAACGCGCAGAACGTGCGATACGAGGAGGAGAGGAACATGATTCAAATTAATCATGTAAGCAAGCGGTTTGGGGAGTTAGAGGCGATCAAAGATGTGACATTTTCCGTCCCAAAAGGATCAATATATGGGTTACTCGGATCAAATGGTGCTGGAAAAACAACACTAATGAAAATGATAGCAGGTATTTATAAACAAGACGGAGGGTCAATCACCGTTGATGGTGAACCGATTTTTGAAAACATCAAACAGAAAGAACGGCTCATTTTTTTACCTGATGCACTTTATTTTTTTCCGCATACAACAATCCGACAAATGGCCGATTTTTATCGTCATATATATCCAAAATGGAACGGAAAACGTTTTCGCGAAATGAAAGAGCTATTTCCTATTGACATAAACCAAAAAATACAACGTATGTCCAAAGGGATGCAGCGCCAAGTCGCCTTTTGGTTAACATTTTCAGCGATGCCTGATGTACTCGTTTTAGACGAGCCGCTCGACGGACTAGATGCTGTCATGAGGCAAAAAGTGAAAAACATTTTATTTCAAGACGTAGCAGATAGAGAAATGACCGTCATTATTTCTTCGCATAACTTATTTGAAGTAGAAGATTTGTGTGACCGTATCGGCATTTTGCATAATGGCTCACTCATTATCGAAAAAGAATTAGACAATTTGAAAACAAACATCCATAAAGTGCAAGTGGCGTTTCACGGTCAACCTCCTTCTACTTTCCTTCAACATTTGGATGTTGTTTATCAAGAACGTCGCGGTAGCGTCCTTCTTTGTATCATTCGTGGAGAAGAGGAACAAATCAGCGCGCATATTCACAAGTATGAGCCCATTTTATTTGATTTATTGCCGCTAACGTTAGAAGAAATTTTTATTTATGAACTGGGGGAAAGAGGATATGCCATTGAAAACATTCTTGTTTAATCGGGGAATTTTTAGTCAAATTGTTCGCAACGTCGGATGGGTTGCACTTGTTTATTTCGTCGGCCTTCTTTTTGCACTACCTATCCATATTTTTATGATGACTGAAGATGAAAATTGGCTTATGCATCATCAGACGGGTCGCATATTTGATATCGGAAGTATAATTCAGTTTTCCCTTATGTTCACACTTCCTGTGTTGCTTGCCATCTTTTTATTTCGCTATATGCAAGTGAGATTGTCTGCAGATTACATTCATAGTCTGCCAGTTAAACGTGAGGCACTGTTTCTTCAGCATATTGTTACTGCGATGATCATTCTTACTGTGCCCGTCGCAATGATTGCGGGATGTTTAATAATCATGAAACCGCTTCTTCCTGTTTCGCTATATTCACTGAAGCATATAGCCATTTGGTTTACAGGTACGCTGGCAATGAATGTATTATTATTTTCTGGAACGGTGTTTGTTGGGATGTTTACTGGCATGTCCATGCTACAAGGCGTGTTTGCTTATGTTCTGTTTTTCTTCTCAGCAGGAATATTCGTTTTACTTATGTTTAACTTGAAATATTTTTTACACGGTTTTGCATATGAATATTATTTATCCTATAACATTGACAAAATCGCGCCTTTTATTCGGGCATTGACCTGGGAATCAAAACCTATTCAACCAATCGAAATATATATATATATTGTGCTCGCTTTTATAT comes from Anoxybacillus flavithermus and encodes:
- the rarD gene encoding EamA family transporter RarD gives rise to the protein MENKKLGTIYALLAYVLWGILPLYWKLLEHIEAKEILSYRIVASFFFMIALLIVQKNWSTFLHTCRLLWREKKRAIALIVASLLISVNWFIYIWAVNHNHMVEASLGYYMNPLLNVLLGIVVLKERLYKWQAVSFILAAAGVLLMTIEYGKIPWVALSLACSFALYSLVKKVISIDATIGLTVETMLVTPFALIFIIHSFGQLNVASFSFATMLLLVGAGPATALPLLYFAKGAQHISLTFLGFLQYISPTLSLLLGVFLFHEPFTNAHMYAFGCIWTALLLFSLSSTWEKRREKSLNA
- a CDS encoding YjcZ family sporulation protein; protein product: MSGGHHHGGGFALIVVLFILLIIVGSAYIGGWGY
- a CDS encoding YjcZ family sporulation protein, with protein sequence MYGYGYGYGYGYPGYGKTFVLIVVLFILLIIVGAAWC
- a CDS encoding MATE family efflux transporter encodes the protein MKETSTLKEKIKQFLHILLPVFLTQISLYMMNFFDVTMTGKYSAVDLAGVAIGSNIWVAIFTGIGGVLTGLTPIVSQAFGAKDHERISRTIEQAIYLAIVFACFVLTIIYFLVPILLENMYIESNVQIVAHQYLQALCIGIIPIFIYYVLRSFMDALGQTKVTMMLTLCSLPLNVLLNDIFIFGRWGIPAFGGVGAGYATSITYCCLLLCAFLLVRFRKPFSTYNILKKFHPISLSIWKQLILIGTPIGLAIFFETSIFSAVTLLMSQFGTTAIAAHQAALNFGSLLYMIPLSISLTLTIIVGFEVGASRSEHAKRYCIIGISSAVMMAIVASIVLLLFREPIAFLYTNDEHVLQWTKQFLLYVLFFQFSDAVAAPIQGALRGYKDVRFPFFIALVSYWFVGLPVGYIFAHYTTAGPFGYWIGLITGLASGAILLFVRLRQKWKHI
- a CDS encoding alanine/glycine:cation symporter family protein, which codes for MQLLQTIVSFLNNILWSYVLIALLIIVGLYFTFRTKFVQFRYFGEMFRVITEGPEKTGAISSLQAFFMSTASRVGTGNLAGVALAISVGGPGAVFWMWLIALIGGASSFVESTLAQIYKIKDKNGYRGGPAYYIEQGLKKRWLGILFAVLITFSFGLVFNSVQANTITFAFEHAFQMDRIVIGILLTVLTAFIIFGGVHRVAKASSIIVPVMAGLYLLTAFYVVLTNIAELPSVFALILKNAFGVEQAVGGGFGAAIMMGIKRGLFSNEAGMGSAPNAAATAEVSHPVKQGLIQTLGVFVDTLVVCSATAFMILLSGDYMKEGLDGITLTQTALSTHIGEWAQGFVAVSVFLFAYSSIIGNYYYGETNIEFIRSSKVSLLIYRLAVLFMVIWGSVSSIQIVWDLADLFMAFMVVVNLISIFLLGRVAFAALQDYTTQRKQGKNPVFYARNIGMDNQVECWKEEQVEQKKEA
- a CDS encoding two-component system sensor histidine kinase NtrB, whose product is METHEQLKRKINDLEEEVKLYKRFIEHIPFPFSYVDHEIGKMLKKENDISTPIVERIKKNERQKPIIQWKMNLQKDYPFEQVEQFLAPIFDLVSHHIVFVDANGIITLCNLQAANDIGVNRDEIIGKHIRELLNIPDEQIMTLKTLRTKQPLYNCEVLDRYYGIINTRILYNEDGSIKRVISMFQSLNQMKEAEKLAIAGRIAAGIAHEIRNPLTTVRGYLQFLKEQLPEHIVTLIEQLLIPELDRANDIITDFLNVAKPNEMKIEWIGINEFIQNDLDLLLRSEALLHNVELSYDLDEKLQHRGVYIDKNQLMQVFINLLRNAIEAKTEKSLNVHIQTTLHNDLVQIYVRDNGPGIPPTIIHHIFDPFFSTKQTGTGLGLSLSRKIIELHKGSMRVQSEFGRGTCFIIELPVYVKK
- a CDS encoding YuzF family protein; the protein is MTPQFMAFIDPYVYQTLQTIKGREVVIETVRGNMQGIIQDVKPDHIVLKSSDTLFFVRIQQIIWIMPK
- a CDS encoding manganese catalase family protein, whose translation is MFTRVNKLQIELPKSTYADANAAAAVQELLGGRFGEMSTLNNYLFQSFNFREKKKLKPFYDLVASITAEELGHVELVTTAINLCLTGTTFEGDPDVTPMQSGVDKRNTYHFIATAQTALPGDSMGKSWSGDYVFNSGNLVLDLLHNFFLECGARTHKMRVYEMTDHPVAREMIGYLLVRGGVHIIAYAKALQIVTGVDVTKMLPIPNLSNDKFDVARKYEQQGWHRKLYTFSEHDYQDVKQIWKGTHPLDGGQLEVIQGTPAGAPIPDLESVEETFAPGISYEDFLEIARRLQQSAGL
- the ilvA gene encoding threonine ammonia-lyase; amino-acid sequence: MITLQHIYEAQQRMKSVVHKTPLEFSQTFSRLSNNRVYMKLENLQKTGSFKVRGSYNKIISLSKEEKRRGVIAASAGNHAQGVAYSSSMIGIPCTIVMPKGAPLSKIQATQSYGANVILHGDVFDESLEYARKLQQETGATFVHPFDDPTVIAGQGTIGLELFDQLDHIDAVVCPVGGGGLLAGLAIAMKQKKPTIRIYGVESAACASTTAAKQYNQPVMITPSNTIADGIAVKRIGDLTFSYIQKYVDDIVCVEETDISRTMLYLLERNKLLVEGSAACSLAALLYKKIPLEGKNIVAILSGGNVDVTLISRIIERGLVESGRFVTFSTVISDKPGQLNKLLRIISDLEANVMSIDHQRMGTNVLPGQAEIRFSLETKNREHIDQIQHVLIESGYTIHRLD
- a CDS encoding DUF6501 family protein is translated as MIHLSWHERPTIKTVVCNHTNAEKYIVHNVLTPGKEYEVKNETDDFYFIVDNRGKVGGYYKHYFTEKAV
- a CDS encoding nitrous oxide reductase accessory protein NosL, with product MKKWMILLVVLFIFALTGCNNNQAGDNQEETKQVEQNREVEKTVQEDVFMKAAMAEPDENTVCVFCNMKVYPKEHELGKFTAKSATENGDVLFFDDIGCLFNYERDHSEAAKKYVRDYNTLEWIELQNATVVKADIKTPMNYGYAFFAKKEDADKFVSEQPGAMIVSWEAVDKVAHERYMKKKQMMQNKEDGQGHGHNDNMQQDSHQNGHSHK
- a CDS encoding GntR family transcriptional regulator; translated protein: MFDLDLRSRKPIYEQLIEKMKEMIIHGVLKPNEQLPSVRLLAKQLTINPNTIQKAYRELEREGYIYSIPGKGSFVANKKEAVYSEKVKQLEENMLKLCQEAFYIGLKKEQIFSIVERAERAIRGGEEHDSN
- a CDS encoding ABC transporter ATP-binding protein — translated: MIQINHVSKRFGELEAIKDVTFSVPKGSIYGLLGSNGAGKTTLMKMIAGIYKQDGGSITVDGEPIFENIKQKERLIFLPDALYFFPHTTIRQMADFYRHIYPKWNGKRFREMKELFPIDINQKIQRMSKGMQRQVAFWLTFSAMPDVLVLDEPLDGLDAVMRQKVKNILFQDVADREMTVIISSHNLFEVEDLCDRIGILHNGSLIIEKELDNLKTNIHKVQVAFHGQPPSTFLQHLDVVYQERRGSVLLCIIRGEEEQISAHIHKYEPILFDLLPLTLEEIFIYELGERGYAIENILV